In Cystobacter ferrugineus, the following proteins share a genomic window:
- the glmM gene encoding phosphoglucosamine mutase, with translation MAYRMNMPPNEERASQRLFGTDGVRGVANVYPMTAEVAMQLGRALAHLIRNGPHRHRVIIGKDTRLSGYMLEQALAAGIISMGVDVDLVGPLPTPGIANLTTSMRADAGAVISASHNPYQDNGIKFFWRDGFKLPDETEAKIEELVASGAIDSIRPTATKIGRAFRLEDARGRYIVFLKTTFPRELTLEGLTVVVDCANGAAYKTAPAVLEELGAKVITLGVQPDGKNINHKCGALHPENLAKCVVKNGAHLGIALDGDADRLIVVDEKGQVVDGDAIMAICTGELVTRKELKKKTLVATVMSNVGLERAVANYGVKVVRTKVGDRYVVEEMRKNGYNLGGEQSGHLIFSDHTTTGDGTLAALQLLAVMCRQQKPVSELASIFQPVPQTLLNVVVKNKRELGELPSVMRAIQDVEKKLGKDGRVLVRFSGTEPKARVLIEGTDATRNEQYAQQIAQELSAALNG, from the coding sequence ATGGCGTACAGGATGAACATGCCCCCGAATGAAGAGAGGGCGTCGCAGCGGCTGTTCGGCACGGATGGAGTCCGGGGCGTCGCCAACGTCTACCCGATGACGGCGGAGGTCGCGATGCAGCTGGGCCGCGCGCTGGCCCACCTCATCCGCAATGGACCTCACCGCCACCGCGTCATCATCGGCAAGGACACGCGCCTGTCGGGTTACATGCTGGAGCAGGCGCTCGCCGCGGGCATCATCTCCATGGGCGTGGACGTGGACCTGGTGGGTCCGCTGCCCACTCCGGGCATCGCCAACCTCACCACCTCCATGCGGGCCGACGCGGGCGCCGTCATCTCCGCCTCCCACAACCCGTACCAGGACAACGGCATCAAGTTCTTCTGGCGCGATGGCTTCAAGCTGCCGGATGAGACCGAGGCGAAGATCGAGGAGCTGGTGGCCAGCGGCGCCATCGACTCCATCCGCCCCACGGCGACCAAGATTGGCCGGGCCTTCCGCCTGGAGGATGCGCGCGGCCGCTACATCGTCTTCCTCAAGACGACCTTCCCGCGCGAGCTGACGCTCGAGGGGCTCACCGTGGTCGTCGATTGCGCCAACGGCGCCGCCTACAAGACGGCCCCCGCGGTGCTCGAGGAGCTGGGCGCCAAGGTCATCACCCTGGGCGTGCAGCCGGACGGCAAGAACATCAACCACAAGTGCGGCGCGCTCCACCCGGAGAACCTCGCCAAGTGCGTGGTGAAGAACGGCGCCCACCTGGGCATCGCGCTGGACGGCGACGCCGACCGCCTCATCGTCGTGGACGAGAAGGGCCAGGTCGTGGATGGCGACGCCATCATGGCCATCTGCACGGGCGAGCTCGTCACGCGCAAGGAGCTCAAGAAGAAGACGCTCGTGGCCACGGTGATGAGCAACGTGGGCCTGGAGCGCGCGGTGGCCAACTACGGCGTCAAGGTGGTGCGCACCAAGGTGGGTGACCGCTACGTCGTCGAGGAGATGCGCAAGAACGGCTACAACCTGGGCGGCGAGCAGAGCGGCCACCTCATCTTCTCCGATCACACCACCACGGGTGACGGCACCCTGGCGGCGCTCCAGTTGCTCGCCGTGATGTGCCGGCAGCAGAAGCCCGTGAGCGAGCTGGCCTCCATCTTCCAGCCCGTGCCCCAGACGCTGCTCAACGTGGTCGTCAAGAACAAGCGCGAGCTGGGTGAGCTGCCCTCGGTGATGCGCGCCATCCAGGACGTGGAGAAGAAGCTGGGCAAGGACGGCCGCGTGCTGGTGCGCTTCTCCGGCACCGAGCCCAAGGCCCGCGTCCTCATCGAG